One Planctomycetota bacterium genomic window carries:
- the secG gene encoding preprotein translocase subunit SecG translates to MANVLYNILAPIFGFVCVFMILLILIQKGRGGGLSSAFGGAGGNTAFGSKTGDVLTWVTAGVFVIFLLLSMVLIWTGDAVAADNTLVLDEGETQVDGAESGEGTSTTPDDDDTLILDPPVTPAAD, encoded by the coding sequence ATGGCCAACGTCCTTTACAACATTCTGGCTCCGATCTTCGGATTCGTCTGCGTTTTCATGATCCTGCTGATCCTGATCCAGAAGGGTCGCGGCGGTGGGCTCAGCAGCGCGTTCGGCGGAGCGGGCGGAAACACGGCGTTCGGCAGCAAGACCGGCGACGTGCTCACGTGGGTTACGGCGGGCGTCTTCGTGATCTTCCTCCTGCTGAGCATGGTCCTGATCTGGACCGGCGATGCGGTCGCGGCCGACAACACGCTGGTCCTGGACGAGGGTGAGACTCAGGTCGACGGCGCGGAATCCGGCGAGGGCACAAGCACGACGCCCGATGACGACGACACGCTGATTCTCGACCCGCCTGTCACACCGGCTGCCGATTAG
- a CDS encoding YicC/YloC family endoribonuclease: protein MIQSMTGFGDAQGEVGDLSVAVEVKSLNNRFFKAVIRLPDALSSAEPELESLLRRRLGRGSVYFAVKIVDDEDTAKSAAAVEIDEDLARHVMSQLSALGLDVDATAVLSVPGVVRPTDAPQPVSVGVTSPETRAQLAALADAAVDRLIVVRKSEGDALEKDLVGHLDKMQGHLDAIATRAGGVVEQYHDKVQARVNELLAKANLQIDRSELLKEVAVFAERSDISEELHRLGHHVAQFRQSLSDDGQEHVGRKLDFIAQEMLREANTIGSKANDADIAGRVVEMKGLVDRLKEQVQNVE from the coding sequence ATGATCCAAAGCATGACGGGCTTCGGCGACGCCCAGGGAGAAGTGGGCGACCTCTCCGTCGCCGTCGAGGTCAAGAGCCTGAACAACCGCTTTTTCAAGGCGGTCATCCGTCTGCCCGACGCCCTCTCGTCGGCCGAGCCGGAGCTGGAATCGCTGCTCCGCCGCCGCCTGGGTCGCGGCAGCGTCTACTTCGCCGTCAAGATCGTGGATGACGAAGACACCGCCAAATCGGCGGCAGCGGTGGAAATCGACGAGGACCTCGCACGCCACGTGATGTCGCAGCTGTCGGCATTGGGTTTGGACGTCGACGCGACGGCCGTGCTGTCGGTGCCAGGCGTGGTTCGTCCGACCGACGCGCCCCAGCCAGTGTCGGTCGGTGTGACGTCACCCGAGACGCGTGCGCAGCTCGCCGCCCTGGCCGACGCGGCGGTCGATCGGCTGATCGTGGTGCGCAAGTCCGAAGGCGACGCCCTGGAGAAGGACCTCGTCGGCCACCTCGACAAGATGCAAGGCCACCTCGACGCGATTGCCACGCGGGCCGGCGGCGTGGTGGAGCAGTACCACGACAAGGTCCAGGCCCGCGTCAACGAGCTCTTGGCCAAGGCCAATCTGCAGATCGACCGGTCCGAGTTGCTGAAGGAAGTCGCCGTCTTCGCCGAGCGGAGCGACATCAGCGAAGAGCTGCACCGCCTCGGCCATCACGTCGCACAGTTCCGCCAGAGCCTGTCCGATGACGGCCAGGAACACGTGGGCCGGAAGCTCGACTTCATCGCCCAGGAGATGTTGCGCGAGGCAAACACGATCGGCTCCAAAGCCAACGACGCCGACATCGCCGGCCGGGTCGTCGAGATGAAGGGTCTGGTCGACCGGCTCAAAGAGCAGGTGCAGAAC